Part of the Halodesulfovibrio aestuarii DSM 17919 = ATCC 29578 genome, ACTAAAAGCAAAACAAATTTATTTTATTTGACTTCGCACAAGATGCAAAAGCGCAGCATCTTACTATAAATATTAATGATTACTATTAGTTTGATTAAATCATTCAATTTCATACAGTTAGATTGTTCAATTTAACTAACCATTAGCAACAATCCAACTTACGCTGCACAGTTGCAACATAGCTCTATTTCGCGCAAGGCATTGCATTCCGTACAATTAAATTATTGTCTCCCACCAATGCTGCATGAACGCATCAATTTTTAACCAAAAGAAAAGCTGCACCACATCGCTAGTCAGGTGTTTTTTCATGAAAAACTTTGATTAACTAATCAATCTGCTTTGCGGAATAATTGTCGCTTTATCAATGATTCATCTGGTTACTCCCTCGCATTCAAGCATTTTCACCGTTGAGAATGCGCTTAAATATTCTTTTCACAAAGCCGCGCACACCCATTCTGGCATTCTACTTGCTGTTGCACTGTCGGCAGTATGTTACATTCTACCAATTATTTAATAACGCCATGAAGCATACTACGTATGCATCTGGCGATGGATGAAAACCCATAGGGGATTTGCAATGAACGTGATTGACTTCCGTTTCCGTCCAAACACCGCGGAAACTCTGAGCGGAATCCAGAACAGCTCTATGTTCAAAGGTCTCTGCCAGCACATCGACTTTTCAAAAATGAAAGCTCAGACCGTAGCTGAGTGTGTTCAGGATCTTACTGCTAACAACGTTGTGCGCGCTGTTATCACTGGTCGTGACTGTGAAACCACCTACGGCTCCAAAGCTAACAACCAGAGTGTTATTGACTTTGTTCAGGCTCATCCAGAGAAGTTTATCGGCTTCTTCGGTATGGATCCACACAAAGGCATGCAGGGCATCCGTGACTTGAACCACGCGGTTCAGACTTTCGGCCTTCGCGGTGCAGCTGTTGACCCGTACCTTGCTCAGCTCTACCCTAACGATGCTAAGTACTACCCAATTTATGCAAAATGTTGTGAACTCGAAATTCCTCTCGTATTCACAACTGGTCCTGCTACCCTCGTTCCTGCAGCGGTAGTTGACCACGTTGCACCTCGTTACATCGACTTTGTTGCTCGCGACTTCCCTGAGCTCAAAATCGTAATCAGTCACGGTGGCTACCCATGGGTTAACGAAGCGATCATTGTTGCTGAACGTAACAAAAACGTATTCATCGAAATTTCTGAATACGAACGTTCCCCAATGTCTGAAGCATACATTCAGGCTGCAAACACAATGATTTCTGACAAGTTGCTTTATGCTTCTGCTCACCCATTCATTGATTTCCGTCAGGCACTTCAGACCTACAGTGAACTTCCATTCACTCCTGAAGTTCGCCAGAAAGTAATGCACGACAACGCTGCTAAATTGCTTGGTCTCGAAACTGCTCCTGCAGTTGCTCCAAGTGCAGCATCTGCTGACCTCGTAAGAGATATCGTTTCCGAAGTTCTCGCACGACTCGGCAAATAGTCGTACAACGTACATTGCTTCCATATTTCCAGTCTGTGCACACCCTGTGTGCACAGACTGGAAAGTACGCTACAGCCGCACACCACATTTTTTTTAACCGGAGAGTTGGCCAGCTCCTCCTTTGATCATGCCTCTAAGGCTGTTCACCTGCTCCGGTTACATTACGGAACACTCCATTCCGAACCCTGCTGAGGTGACATAAGCGCAGGTACCACGCACGGCTATTAAGATTCTCCCCGCTTCTTCTAGCCAACATTGTCCCCTCTTCTTTCAAGCCTTGTCTGGGCACGGGAACACACTCCCTGCAAATGCCCTGATTTCCCTTGCCAGGAAATCAGGGCATTTTGTTATTCAACAAAGTTAATTCATACCTCTGCGCATACCTCACACCAGACTGCATGTAATCCAGCAGACTGACATTAATATTAATAAGCACAAAAAAAAGCACCTGACAGGAACTGCCAAGTGCTTTGCTATTCAATATCTATCTAACAGCTATAAAATTTTACGGTAGATTGCGATGATGTCTTCTTTACGCATACCGCGAGGGTTTGTAGCTGCACAAGCATCTTTCATTGCGCTTTCTGCCATAACTTCGAAGTCTTCAGGATTCACAGTTTTGCCGTATTTTTTGGCGAGCAGTGTAAGGCTGGCTGGAATACCAACGTCCTGCATGAGGTCGCGTATTGCCTGAATTACATTACTTGCAGCTTCGCGCTGAGTACGTGCAGAACCTTGCACCCCAAAAAATTCTGCCATTTCTGCAAAGCGATCCATAGCTGCAAGCATGTTAAATTCACATACATGCGGCAAGAGAATTGCGTTACATTCACCATGAGGCAGGTTCAGGTAACCACCAAGCTGGTGCGCCATCGCATGGACGTATCCAAGGCCAGCGTTATTGAAGGCCATGCCTGCCTGATACTGTGCATAGCACATTGCTTCACGAGCTTCGAGGTTGCGACCGTTGCCTACTGCACGGCGCAAGTACTTAGAAATAAGCTTAATAGCTTTTTCAGCGTTTGCATCAGTCATATGAGTTGCACCGGTAGAAACGTAAGCTTCCACTGCATGTGTGAGCGCATCAAGACCTGTCGCAGCAGTAAGACTTGGCGGCATGCCCATCATCAACTCCGGATCATCCAAGGCAATACCGGGAGTCACGCGCCAATCAACAAGAGCCATTTTAACTTTACGAGCAGTATCAGTAATGATGCAAAAACGAGTCATTTCAGATGCAGTGCCTGCGGTTGTGTTGACTGCAAGGAATGGTGGCATAGCCACGCGCGCCTTATTTACACCTTCATACTGATGAATTGTCCCACCGTTAGTTGCCACGATCCCGATACCTTTACCACAATCATGAGCGCTGCCGCCACCGAGAGTAATAATACAGTCACAACCATTAGCGACGTACTGTGCAAGCCCATCACTGACGTTTTTATCAGTCGGGTTAGGCACAGTCTCATCATAAACTGCGCACTGCATGCCGGCAGCCTGCATAAGCTGTACGATAGAAGCGGTAACTCCAAGCTGTGTCATTCCTTTATCTGTTACGAGCAAAGGCTTGGAACCTCCTAGAGACGCAAGTCTTGCTGGGATCTCTTTAACTGCGCCAGAACCGATAACTGTAACTGGCGGCATATAAAACTCGACAGGTGTGGCTGTCTGCTGAAAGCTCATCTCAAATCCTTCCGGTGATGAAAGTTGCTGTTTGCACCAAATAAAATTCAGTAAACCCTAAAAAACTTTTTATTGCTTTGCCAGAACGAGCCACTACCCCAGTGACTCATCACGCTCTTCATTCCGTTTGTTCCAGCAAGCTAAAAACAGCGATCACGCTGCATGCTTGTAATTTTGTCCGGCCAAGAGACCTTGTTCAAAATTTAACAAGCATCTTTATTAAGCAATAAATGTGCAAACAACCAACCATCGGATATGCCAATAAGTATTCGTCAGAACATAAAACATTTTACACATTGATATCAAACCCTTAGTGTGCTCAAAAAATAATATTTTTTTTCCTCCCTTCATTCTGGCACTGTGTACGTAAACAACACACTAACTTATCGGGGAATTACTTCTTCTCTATTCCCTTGTGAAACCGTTATCTCCGCCTCATTTATGCAACATGCAACACATGAGTTGCAATTATGCACCAACCTGTCTCATAAAAAGGCTCTCTGGTTCGCATCACTTTATCACCCTTATTTGTTATCTTTAAAAAAAAACGGTTACCGTACCTGGTTATCAAATTTTCTTCAAAAGAAGAGACAGCTTGTGCAATATCGCAACTATCAAAATATCAGCTCTATACGTGAAAAACTAAATACCCCAGACATGGTAGAGAGTCCTGCTCCAGTATTATCTCAAATCCACAACTCGATTTTGACAATATGATAATTTAAATTCCGGCATGTTATGCTTACTGTCTAAATAATTTGACATAGATGATTTGACCAACTAATTTTGTTAAAATTTTTATCAAATCAGCGGTGCTAACTCACTTATGCTGAGCTAGCACTTCGTTCTTCTTATGGCATAAGAGAATTCTATCCCAGCTACGGACAATCATACAAAATGAATTACAAAACCAACCTGCTCTCAGTATGGCATAATATCTCACAAGAACAAATCCACTCAGTACTTGTGGCCTTTTTTTGCCTCTACATGCTCCTTTTTGCCTTTGGCAGAATCATTATTAACATCGGCCAACTAGGCTCTCTTGTACTTCTTTGTGCGTACTATGCTAAAGGCTTTAATAACAGCAACTTAAAAAAATTCGGTGGAAAAAAGTTCTTTGCAATATTCTTTGCATACTTAGTTCTCAATGTCATATTGTCTCAATTTCCGGAAAAATCTTTTCGTGCAATTTCCGTAAACTGGTGGAAAAGCTTCGTAGTTCCATTCATTGCTATGGAACTTGTTAAATCTGAAAAGGACTTACGCAAACTAATTTTAGCATTTGCCGGTGCCGCATTTCTTCAAGGGGTAGATGGGGTTTGGCAATATTTTTCAGGAATGGATCTCATTCATCAAACCCTTTTTAATGGTAAAAGACTAACTGGCTCTATGAAAACACCTCGTGTTGGCAACTATATGGCAATCATTTTACCAGCAGCATTTGGCATACTCTATTTTGTAAAACAGCAAGGATATAGATGGGGTAAAGTCGTCTGTAGTCTTTTACTTGCTCCGGCAATTTTCTTATGGATATTCAGCCTAACACGAAGTGGATATGCAGGTGCTGGCATAGCTCTGTTCACACTTTGGGCTTTTGTCTGGCCACCCTTCCGCATTTACAGACTTGCACTCCCTGCATCTGCAGTGGGTGCCCTACTTCTATTCGGCCCTTCAAGAATATCTTTTGAACGCCTTATGCAG contains:
- a CDS encoding iron-containing alcohol dehydrogenase; its protein translation is MSFQQTATPVEFYMPPVTVIGSGAVKEIPARLASLGGSKPLLVTDKGMTQLGVTASIVQLMQAAGMQCAVYDETVPNPTDKNVSDGLAQYVANGCDCIITLGGGSAHDCGKGIGIVATNGGTIHQYEGVNKARVAMPPFLAVNTTAGTASEMTRFCIITDTARKVKMALVDWRVTPGIALDDPELMMGMPPSLTAATGLDALTHAVEAYVSTGATHMTDANAEKAIKLISKYLRRAVGNGRNLEAREAMCYAQYQAGMAFNNAGLGYVHAMAHQLGGYLNLPHGECNAILLPHVCEFNMLAAMDRFAEMAEFFGVQGSARTQREAASNVIQAIRDLMQDVGIPASLTLLAKKYGKTVNPEDFEVMAESAMKDACAATNPRGMRKEDIIAIYRKIL
- a CDS encoding amidohydrolase family protein produces the protein MNVIDFRFRPNTAETLSGIQNSSMFKGLCQHIDFSKMKAQTVAECVQDLTANNVVRAVITGRDCETTYGSKANNQSVIDFVQAHPEKFIGFFGMDPHKGMQGIRDLNHAVQTFGLRGAAVDPYLAQLYPNDAKYYPIYAKCCELEIPLVFTTGPATLVPAAVVDHVAPRYIDFVARDFPELKIVISHGGYPWVNEAIIVAERNKNVFIEISEYERSPMSEAYIQAANTMISDKLLYASAHPFIDFRQALQTYSELPFTPEVRQKVMHDNAAKLLGLETAPAVAPSAASADLVRDIVSEVLARLGK
- a CDS encoding O-antigen ligase family protein, which gives rise to MNYKTNLLSVWHNISQEQIHSVLVAFFCLYMLLFAFGRIIINIGQLGSLVLLCAYYAKGFNNSNLKKFGGKKFFAIFFAYLVLNVILSQFPEKSFRAISVNWWKSFVVPFIAMELVKSEKDLRKLILAFAGAAFLQGVDGVWQYFSGMDLIHQTLFNGKRLTGSMKTPRVGNYMAIILPAAFGILYFVKQQGYRWGKVVCSLLLAPAIFLWIFSLTRSGYAGAGIALFTLWAFVWPPFRIYRLALPASAVGALLLFGPSRISFERLMQDPRWEIWSYALKIFEHFPIFGAGLKTYAPARDFLGLKQHIAHAGIPHPHNMYLQFLSDGGVVGFTVSVLFLFGLLYFAFKTIRPHIINEIQTKSSDYFWRYTALFWASYLAYLGTGISAHDFFRPWWLTMGMAMLGITLGACTAGKKQPASRTSI